In Mangrovivirga cuniculi, the following proteins share a genomic window:
- a CDS encoding adenylate kinase, whose amino-acid sequence MLNIVLFGPPGAGKGTQSAKLIEKYNLTHISTGDLFRKHLGEGTELGKKARTYMDQGRLVPDSLVIDMVREKIKGDGKVNGIIFDGFPRTVAQAEALDELMGELNTKIDCMIALEVPEEELRNRIMERGKTSGRTDDQDSEKVTTRIQVYEKETLPVAGYYKKQDKFYSVNGVGSIDEIFDNICSVIDEVK is encoded by the coding sequence ATGCTTAATATAGTCCTGTTTGGCCCTCCGGGTGCCGGAAAAGGTACGCAAAGTGCCAAATTGATTGAAAAATACAATTTAACACATATTTCTACCGGAGATCTATTCCGTAAACATTTGGGAGAGGGTACGGAATTAGGTAAAAAAGCAAGAACATACATGGATCAGGGAAGATTAGTGCCGGATAGCCTGGTTATCGACATGGTCCGTGAAAAAATTAAAGGAGACGGGAAGGTAAACGGAATCATATTTGATGGCTTTCCAAGAACTGTCGCTCAAGCGGAGGCATTGGATGAGTTGATGGGTGAGTTAAATACAAAGATCGATTGTATGATAGCCCTCGAAGTACCTGAAGAAGAATTGAGAAACAGGATCATGGAAAGAGGTAAGACCAGCGGCCGTACAGATGATCAGGATTCCGAAAAAGTAACTACCAGGATTCAGGTGTACGAAAAGGAGACTCTTCCGGTGGCAGGATATTATAAAAAACAAGATAAATTCTATAGCGTAAATGGTGTAGGATCAATTGATGAGATATTTGATAACATCTGTTCCGTTATAGATGAGGTGAAATAA
- the upp gene encoding uracil phosphoribosyltransferase — translation MKSRALLAYEVSKNLNYAEETIETTLGTAVGHKLSKPPVIITILRAGLPMLDGFMDMFDDADMGFIGEYRVEQTDEEIKIKREYAALPNLSNRDVIVIDPMLATGKSMVEAVEHLADFGSWQSLHIASVIAAPEGVKYLNANLPFGYSLYLGKIDDGLNDDSYIVPGLGDAGDLSFGPKT, via the coding sequence ATCAAAAGTCGGGCTCTGTTAGCCTACGAAGTATCTAAGAATCTTAATTATGCTGAGGAGACAATTGAAACTACTCTTGGAACGGCAGTTGGTCATAAACTTAGCAAACCCCCTGTAATCATAACCATTTTAAGAGCCGGCCTGCCCATGCTCGATGGATTCATGGATATGTTTGATGATGCTGATATGGGATTTATCGGTGAGTACAGAGTCGAACAAACCGACGAAGAAATAAAAATTAAAAGAGAATATGCAGCGTTACCAAACTTGTCAAACAGAGATGTCATTGTTATTGACCCGATGCTGGCAACCGGAAAATCGATGGTCGAAGCTGTAGAACACCTGGCTGACTTTGGCTCCTGGCAATCTTTACATATCGCTTCAGTGATCGCTGCCCCGGAAGGAGTTAAATATCTCAATGCAAATCTGCCTTTTGGTTACTCTTTATATCTGGGAAAAATTGATGATGGTTTGAATGATGATTCATATATTGTCCCGGGGCTGGGTGATGCAGGAGATTTATCCTTCGGACCCAAAACATAA
- the sdaAA gene encoding L-serine ammonia-lyase, iron-sulfur-dependent, subunit alpha: MKFLFDSFESWKNHCLENDISVFQPVIDYEIEQKGKKEEHIWDGMQRALDVMRDAVNSGLTKDMTSHSGMVNNGAKKVYKSEKHVLNKGFTDMISRALAAKEVNSCMGKVVAAPTAGASGIMPGVLNTLQEEHGISDKKITECMLVSAGIGLIIERNAGIAGAVGGCQAETGTAAAMAAGAIVHAFDGTIDQIFNSVGITIQCMLGLICDPVAGLVEVPCIVRNASAAAIAHSSAQIAIADMDAVIPVDECVMAMGEVGQSMEDRYKETALGGLANTPTGRSISKRVLIQDIEMLPDEDKDED, encoded by the coding sequence ATGAAGTTTCTTTTTGACTCATTTGAATCCTGGAAGAACCATTGTCTTGAAAATGACATTTCGGTTTTCCAACCTGTGATCGATTATGAAATCGAACAGAAAGGTAAAAAAGAAGAGCATATCTGGGATGGTATGCAAAGGGCTTTGGATGTAATGAGAGATGCTGTGAATTCAGGTCTGACCAAGGATATGACCAGCCATTCAGGGATGGTTAATAATGGAGCTAAAAAAGTCTATAAGTCTGAAAAGCATGTGTTAAACAAAGGGTTCACTGATATGATCTCACGTGCTTTAGCCGCAAAAGAGGTAAATTCCTGTATGGGGAAAGTGGTGGCTGCTCCAACGGCCGGTGCCTCAGGAATTATGCCGGGAGTTCTGAATACTCTTCAGGAGGAACATGGAATCTCTGATAAAAAGATAACCGAATGCATGCTGGTATCGGCAGGGATAGGTTTGATAATTGAAAGAAATGCAGGTATAGCAGGTGCTGTTGGTGGATGCCAGGCTGAAACTGGAACAGCTGCAGCCATGGCAGCCGGGGCAATTGTACATGCTTTTGATGGGACAATTGATCAGATATTTAATTCTGTAGGTATTACCATTCAATGTATGCTCGGACTTATATGTGATCCGGTTGCAGGTTTGGTGGAAGTGCCTTGTATTGTTAGAAATGCCAGTGCTGCAGCTATTGCACATTCATCGGCTCAAATTGCCATTGCAGATATGGATGCTGTAATCCCTGTAGACGAATGCGTTATGGCAATGGGAGAAGTTGGCCAAAGCATGGAAGACAGGTATAAAGAAACAGCTCTTGGTGGCTTAGCCAATACACCTACAGGCAGATCGATCTCTAAAAGAGTATTGATACAGGATATTGAGATGCTACCGGATGAAGATAAAGATGAGGATTAA
- a CDS encoding zinc-binding metallopeptidase family protein — protein MYQTLKDLCEVFAPSGDESRMKDFLLDYISKNQSEWVVQPEIIAGDEWHDNVILVFGEPRTAIFAHIDSIGFTVRYENQLVPIGGPDVQSGYFLRGEDSKGEILCRLEMNKEGNLFYHFGRAIDRGTNLVFESNFRETDEYVQSCYLDNRLGVLNALKVAETLENGIIVFSTREEHGGGAVPQVAKFIYEKYGVRQALISDITWVTDGVHHGKGVAISMRDRGLPRRTWLNRILKYATDSGIAYQLEIEGSGSSDARELQESDYPFDWCFIGAPEDHVHSPEEKVFKFDFESMINMYQYLMKKL, from the coding sequence ATGTATCAGACATTAAAAGATTTATGCGAGGTATTTGCTCCGTCGGGCGACGAAAGCAGGATGAAAGATTTCTTACTTGATTATATAAGTAAAAATCAATCAGAATGGGTTGTGCAGCCGGAAATTATCGCTGGTGATGAATGGCATGATAATGTTATTCTGGTTTTTGGAGAACCGAGAACCGCTATTTTTGCTCATATAGATAGTATAGGTTTTACTGTCAGGTATGAAAATCAATTGGTACCGATTGGAGGTCCGGATGTTCAATCAGGATATTTTCTCAGAGGAGAAGATTCTAAAGGTGAAATACTCTGCCGATTAGAGATGAATAAAGAGGGGAATTTATTTTATCATTTTGGCAGGGCGATAGATCGTGGTACTAACCTGGTTTTTGAATCCAACTTCAGAGAGACAGATGAGTATGTTCAAAGCTGTTACTTGGACAATCGACTGGGTGTTTTAAATGCGCTCAAAGTAGCAGAAACTTTAGAAAATGGAATAATTGTTTTCTCAACCAGGGAAGAACATGGTGGGGGTGCGGTTCCCCAGGTAGCAAAATTCATTTATGAAAAATATGGAGTCAGGCAAGCCTTGATTTCTGATATTACCTGGGTTACTGATGGTGTACACCATGGTAAGGGAGTGGCGATATCAATGAGAGACAGAGGACTCCCCAGGCGCACCTGGCTAAATAGAATCTTAAAATATGCTACTGATTCAGGTATCGCATATCAGCTCGAGATAGAAGGTAGCGGATCAAGTGATGCAAGGGAATTGCAAGAGTCAGATTATCCTTTCGACTGGTGTTTTATAGGAGCGCCGGAAGACCATGTACACAGTCCTGAAGAAAAAGTATTTAAATTTGATTTTGAATCAATGATAAATATGTATCAATACTTAATGAAAAAATTATAA
- the hemE gene encoding uroporphyrinogen decarboxylase, which yields MALKNDLLIRAAKGEPVERTPVWLMRQAGRILPEYREVRAKMNGFVDLVKNPERAAEVTIQPVDILDVDAAIIFSDILVIPEALGLPYDMVEKRGPVFPQTISDMDDVKKLSTSDMSDKLGYVIEAIKITKKELNDRVPLIGFAGAPWTIMAYMVEGSGSKTFSKARKMLFTQPETAHALLQSITDCTKAYLKEQVNAGANLVQVFDSWAGILSPDQYEEFAMPYIKQIVDSIDEVPVTVFSKGAYFSLHSLGKLNCETLGLDWNTPVDFALKMAGPNMTFQGNLDPCALYGSTSEVRAETIKMLDQFKGLRHIANLGHGVYPDTDPEKVKVFIETVKSYTQK from the coding sequence ATGGCTTTAAAAAACGACCTTTTAATCAGGGCTGCCAAAGGTGAGCCCGTAGAAAGAACACCTGTCTGGTTAATGAGACAGGCAGGAAGAATCTTACCTGAATACAGAGAAGTAAGAGCAAAAATGAATGGTTTTGTAGACCTCGTCAAAAATCCTGAAAGAGCTGCAGAAGTAACTATTCAACCAGTTGATATCCTTGATGTAGATGCTGCGATCATTTTCTCTGATATTTTAGTTATCCCTGAAGCTTTGGGACTTCCTTACGATATGGTAGAAAAAAGAGGACCTGTTTTTCCTCAGACCATTTCTGATATGGATGACGTCAAAAAGTTATCGACATCTGATATGTCTGATAAGCTGGGGTACGTTATTGAAGCTATTAAAATAACAAAGAAAGAGTTAAATGATCGGGTGCCTTTGATCGGTTTTGCAGGTGCTCCATGGACTATTATGGCCTATATGGTAGAAGGTAGCGGATCAAAAACTTTTAGTAAGGCAAGGAAAATGCTTTTTACTCAACCTGAAACTGCTCATGCGCTACTACAATCTATCACAGATTGCACTAAAGCATATTTAAAAGAACAAGTAAATGCCGGAGCAAATCTTGTCCAGGTTTTTGATTCATGGGCAGGAATATTAAGCCCTGATCAATACGAGGAATTTGCAATGCCATACATTAAACAGATCGTAGATTCGATCGATGAGGTACCAGTTACTGTTTTCTCAAAAGGAGCTTATTTTTCTTTGCATTCACTCGGGAAATTAAATTGTGAAACACTAGGCCTTGACTGGAATACTCCGGTTGATTTTGCATTAAAAATGGCAGGTCCTAATATGACTTTCCAGGGAAATTTAGATCCTTGTGCATTGTACGGAAGTACTAGTGAGGTTAGGGCTGAAACGATCAAGATGCTTGATCAGTTCAAAGGACTTCGACACATAGCTAATCTTGGTCATGGAGTTTACCCGGACACAGATCCTGAAAAGGTAAAAGTCTTTATTGAAACAGTAAAAAGTTATACACAGAAATAA
- the hpt gene encoding hypoxanthine phosphoribosyltransferase: protein MKVLDKTATLYMESEKIQTKVNELSEEIINEYQDKNPVFLIILNGAFMFASDLLKETKIPCEISFTKVSSYEETKSTGEIKSLIGINEDLTDRHIVIVEDIVDTGNTMKWLLNELNNLNVKSVKTCVLLMKPDVFKGQFEIDYLGFEIPNDFVVGYGMDYNGHGRNLPDIYQLD from the coding sequence ATGAAGGTATTAGACAAGACAGCCACATTATACATGGAGAGTGAAAAGATCCAAACTAAGGTTAATGAGCTGTCTGAAGAAATAATAAATGAATATCAGGATAAGAACCCGGTTTTTCTGATAATTCTCAATGGTGCATTTATGTTTGCATCTGATTTGCTCAAAGAGACCAAAATTCCATGCGAAATCAGTTTTACCAAAGTTTCGAGCTATGAAGAAACCAAAAGTACCGGGGAAATTAAATCTTTAATAGGGATCAATGAAGACCTAACAGACCGTCACATTGTGATAGTTGAAGATATTGTCGATACTGGTAATACCATGAAATGGTTGCTAAATGAATTAAATAATTTAAATGTCAAATCAGTAAAAACGTGTGTGTTATTAATGAAACCAGATGTTTTTAAAGGTCAGTTTGAAATTGATTACCTGGGTTTTGAGATACCAAATGACTTCGTGGTTGGTTACGGAATGGATTATAATGGCCATGGAAGAAACCTGCCCGACATCTATCAATTGGATTAA